The proteins below are encoded in one region of Candidatus Flexicrinis proximus:
- the hemW gene encoding radical SAM family heme chaperone HemW: protein MIKHLHSLYLHIPYCTTKCTYCAFNTYTNLEGTIPAFVEALCAELATVAKSQPYTPVWSVFFGGGTPSLLSVSQFSRIFDTIRASFSVSADAEITIEANPNDLDPAYLTGLRALGINRLSLGMQSAVESELKLFARRHDHEVVQKIWPEIRRAGFDNVNLDLIYGSPNQTLESWQTTLDATVNFAPEHISLYALGLEDGTPLKEWVDTGRVETPDDDLAADMYELATDFLSSNGYQQYEISNWCKPDRECRHNLQYWRNWPYIGVGPGAHGFAGGFRYATILAPQRYIAAINALRPNTAPLPFPRTPATLDEVEVDLENEIAETLIMSLRLTQEGVHQGEFEERFGQSLSAVHGGTIEKFTKLGLLELYENRVRLTRQGRLLSNMVFRELV from the coding sequence ATGATAAAGCATCTCCATTCGCTGTACCTGCACATCCCTTACTGCACAACGAAATGCACCTACTGTGCGTTCAACACGTACACGAATCTGGAAGGAACAATCCCCGCCTTCGTAGAGGCCTTGTGCGCTGAACTTGCAACTGTTGCGAAATCTCAGCCCTATACGCCGGTTTGGTCGGTGTTTTTCGGTGGCGGCACGCCGAGCTTACTAAGTGTGTCGCAATTCTCGCGGATCTTCGACACGATCAGAGCAAGCTTTAGCGTGTCTGCGGATGCAGAGATTACGATCGAGGCAAATCCCAACGACCTCGATCCTGCCTACCTGACCGGGCTTCGAGCTCTCGGGATCAACCGGCTGAGCCTGGGAATGCAGTCCGCAGTGGAGAGTGAACTGAAGCTTTTCGCGCGGCGGCACGATCACGAAGTCGTCCAGAAAATCTGGCCGGAAATCCGGCGTGCTGGATTTGACAACGTCAACCTCGACCTCATCTACGGGTCTCCGAACCAGACCCTTGAGAGCTGGCAGACCACACTCGATGCCACGGTGAACTTCGCCCCTGAGCACATCTCGCTGTATGCGCTGGGTCTTGAAGACGGGACGCCGCTGAAAGAGTGGGTTGATACGGGTCGGGTAGAAACCCCGGACGATGACCTTGCGGCGGATATGTACGAGCTTGCGACGGACTTTCTTTCAAGTAACGGTTACCAGCAGTACGAGATCTCGAATTGGTGCAAGCCGGATCGAGAGTGCCGGCACAATCTACAGTACTGGCGAAACTGGCCTTACATCGGCGTTGGTCCCGGCGCTCACGGTTTTGCTGGTGGGTTTCGCTACGCTACGATCCTCGCCCCGCAGCGCTATATTGCGGCAATAAACGCATTGAGGCCTAACACAGCACCACTTCCGTTCCCGCGAACGCCTGCGACCCTCGATGAAGTCGAGGTGGACCTCGAAAACGAAATCGCCGAAACGCTGATCATGAGTCTGAGGCTCACTCAGGAAGGAGTTCACCAGGGCGAATTCGAAGAAAGGTTCGGCCAAAGCCTGAGTGCCGTACATGGGGGAACCATCGAGAAGTTCACGAAGCTTGGGCTGCTTGAACTTTACGAGAACCGCGTCCGCCTAACTCGACAAGGCCGACTGCTCAGCAACATGGTCTTCCGCGAACTCGTGTGA
- a CDS encoding polyprenyl synthetase family protein, with translation MTFPALREILAAVDVEMRRVLEDLPVDESGFGVMLRYPLGWVTADGQAYAVPTGKRIRPLLLMMCAQAAGPDWEKALPAAAAVELLHNFSLIHDDIEDNSPLRHGRETVWKLWGTANAINAGDAMFTLAFRAVQRLAHYGVDPQLSLRAAELFSRAALDLTRGQHLDMGFEYRSTVSVGQYIEMIGGKTAALLGLCAELGALIASGDSGRAAHFSQFGFALGLAFQIHDDILGIWGDEAQTGKSAASDILSRKKSLPVLYGLEHSPDLREIYTLPLDVPIDVVEVIRLLNAVGAQQHARKLEQEYSAKSAAALVRANPDAAAAETLRNLIANLFDRQK, from the coding sequence GTGACCTTCCCTGCCCTACGCGAGATATTGGCCGCCGTCGACGTGGAGATGCGCCGAGTACTGGAAGATCTTCCAGTTGATGAAAGCGGCTTTGGCGTTATGCTCCGTTATCCGCTGGGCTGGGTGACGGCTGACGGACAGGCCTATGCAGTCCCAACTGGCAAGCGCATCCGTCCACTGTTGCTGATGATGTGTGCGCAGGCAGCAGGCCCCGACTGGGAAAAAGCACTTCCGGCGGCCGCTGCGGTAGAGCTGCTCCATAACTTTTCTTTGATACATGACGATATCGAGGACAACAGCCCTCTGCGTCATGGGCGAGAAACGGTATGGAAACTCTGGGGTACAGCCAATGCAATAAACGCCGGCGACGCGATGTTCACGCTCGCATTCAGAGCTGTGCAGCGCCTCGCCCACTACGGCGTCGATCCGCAATTATCCCTCCGTGCCGCTGAGTTGTTCAGCCGAGCCGCTCTCGACCTCACGCGCGGACAACACCTCGACATGGGCTTTGAATACCGCTCGACTGTATCGGTCGGTCAGTACATCGAGATGATCGGGGGCAAAACTGCCGCTCTGCTCGGATTGTGTGCGGAATTGGGGGCGCTGATTGCGTCTGGCGACTCCGGGCGCGCGGCACATTTTAGCCAGTTCGGTTTCGCGCTGGGACTCGCGTTCCAGATCCACGACGACATTCTTGGCATCTGGGGCGACGAGGCGCAGACGGGAAAATCGGCGGCGTCAGATATCTTGTCGCGCAAGAAGTCGCTCCCCGTACTCTATGGGCTGGAACACAGTCCAGACCTAAGGGAAATCTATACACTGCCTCTAGATGTGCCGATTGATGTTGTCGAAGTAATTCGTCTCTTGAATGCCGTCGGCGCCCAGCAGCACGCGCGTAAACTGGAGCAGGAATACAGCGCGAAGTCGGCAGCGGCGCTTGTCCGGGCAAATCCGGATGCGGCGGCGGCCGAGACTCTGCGTAACCTGATTGCGAACCTATTTGACCGCCAGAAGTAA
- a CDS encoding type 2 isopentenyl-diphosphate Delta-isomerase — MTEVTHSPTTESRKVDHIKINLERNVQFPRLTSGLERYRFLHNAVPELDLASIDTSVDLFGKELASPILISSMTGGTDMARRINRHLAQAAEQHGIAMGVGSQRAAVEDKSLARSYDIRDVAPNILLFANIGAVQFNYGYGVDLCRGAVDMIGADALILHFNVLQEAVQPEGDTNFANLLEKVSDVCAKVGVPVIAKEVGWGFSEQNVRDLAAAGVSAIDVAGAGGTSWSQVERFRAPSAFHEDVAAAFEDWGIPTADAIQHAVKGAPSLPVIASGGLRSGLDVAKCVALGATLGGLAGPFLKAADDSVEAVDHLIRVLVAQIRVAMLCTGAQDLFSLRHVPLLKD, encoded by the coding sequence ATGACAGAAGTGACGCATTCCCCAACGACCGAAAGCAGAAAGGTTGATCACATCAAGATCAACCTCGAACGGAACGTACAGTTCCCGCGCCTCACCTCCGGCCTCGAACGCTACCGCTTTCTGCATAACGCCGTCCCGGAACTTGACCTGGCTTCCATTGACACCTCGGTGGATCTCTTCGGCAAGGAGCTTGCCTCGCCAATCCTGATCTCTTCGATGACCGGCGGTACCGACATGGCTCGCCGGATTAACCGTCATCTGGCGCAGGCGGCCGAACAACACGGGATAGCGATGGGTGTTGGCTCTCAGCGGGCAGCGGTGGAGGATAAGTCGCTGGCGCGCTCCTATGACATCCGCGATGTTGCGCCGAATATCCTGCTCTTTGCCAATATCGGCGCTGTGCAGTTCAACTATGGCTATGGCGTTGACCTGTGCCGTGGTGCAGTTGACATGATCGGGGCCGATGCCCTGATTCTGCACTTCAATGTGCTTCAGGAAGCCGTCCAACCTGAAGGTGATACGAATTTCGCCAATCTGCTGGAAAAAGTCTCGGATGTCTGCGCCAAGGTTGGCGTCCCAGTGATTGCCAAAGAGGTCGGCTGGGGATTCAGCGAGCAGAATGTCCGCGACCTCGCAGCCGCCGGCGTCTCTGCGATCGATGTCGCTGGCGCGGGAGGGACTTCATGGAGCCAGGTGGAGCGGTTCCGCGCCCCAAGTGCGTTCCATGAGGATGTGGCGGCCGCATTCGAAGATTGGGGCATACCGACTGCCGATGCGATCCAGCATGCCGTTAAGGGTGCACCGTCATTACCAGTGATCGCCAGCGGCGGACTTCGCTCCGGGCTAGATGTCGCTAAGTGCGTGGCGTTGGGTGCGACCCTGGGCGGCCTTGCCGGCCCGTTCCTCAAGGCGGCCGACGACTCAGTCGAGGCGGTTGACCACTTGATACGAGTACTCGTAGCACAAATTCGGGTTGCCATGTTGTGCACTGGCGCGCAGGATCTGTTCTCTCTCCGGCATGTGCCGCTCCTGAAAGACTAA
- a CDS encoding acyl carrier protein, which produces MADQGSVEEKVKKIVVDLLGVEEDKVTPEAHFRNDLEADSLDLVELIMEFERQFGGEIKDEDAQKIETVGAAVTYIKERM; this is translated from the coding sequence ATGGCAGACCAGGGTTCCGTTGAGGAAAAGGTAAAGAAGATCGTCGTCGACCTGCTCGGCGTTGAAGAAGACAAGGTAACCCCCGAGGCGCACTTCCGTAATGATCTGGAAGCAGACTCGCTTGATCTCGTCGAGCTTATCATGGAATTCGAACGTCAGTTCGGCGGCGAAATCAAGGACGAGGACGCACAGAAGATCGAAACCGTAGGCGCTGCGGTGACCTACATCAAGGAGCGGATGTAG
- a CDS encoding ATP-binding protein — translation MTEEPTGPSDESPLHEAATLDDQPEPSGTRRSALLELLYSSGAKAILAEPAPDLGLAEQRPFPFMALVGQNEMRIALLLAIINPNIGGVLLIGQRGTGKTTAVRSLTGLLPAVEVSDCEEGVLPSDLANDFARSLYPDCFDKFSRGESISHYEAVKLVELPLTARIDDVVGGINERIAVQRNQVRIERGILGRADNNILYVDEVNLLDDSIIDAILDAAAQGNYTVRRGPMSGTYRSRFVLVGSMNPEEGNLRPQILDRFGLRIGVRGLTDSTERREVFLRMRDYRAHATEFIRRYEWVTAEAREEVQMARERLSETTLTNEAMDAGFELVKRLEIDSHRADYVMFEAARAHAASDGRLFAGLTDLHAVAPLALRQRRSPYMKQFFVEQGQEDEEIRKHLNSL, via the coding sequence ATGACCGAAGAACCCACGGGGCCATCAGACGAATCGCCATTACATGAAGCTGCGACCCTGGATGATCAGCCCGAGCCATCTGGTACGCGTCGATCAGCCCTGCTTGAGCTGCTCTATAGCAGCGGCGCAAAGGCAATACTCGCGGAACCGGCGCCCGACTTGGGACTGGCCGAGCAGCGTCCTTTCCCATTCATGGCACTTGTCGGCCAGAACGAAATGCGGATTGCACTCCTGCTAGCCATCATCAACCCGAATATCGGTGGTGTACTGCTCATTGGACAGCGGGGCACAGGTAAGACGACAGCTGTTCGTAGCCTAACAGGTTTGCTGCCAGCAGTAGAAGTCAGTGATTGCGAAGAGGGGGTGCTTCCCTCTGATCTGGCAAATGATTTCGCCAGATCGCTTTACCCTGATTGCTTTGACAAATTCTCCCGAGGTGAGTCCATCTCGCATTATGAAGCGGTAAAACTGGTCGAACTCCCGCTTACCGCCCGGATTGATGACGTTGTTGGTGGCATCAATGAGCGCATAGCCGTACAGCGTAATCAGGTGCGTATTGAGCGAGGGATACTTGGCCGAGCCGATAACAACATTCTCTATGTTGATGAAGTGAATTTGTTGGACGATTCTATCATTGATGCGATTCTGGATGCTGCTGCGCAAGGGAATTACACAGTTCGGCGCGGTCCGATGTCCGGCACTTACCGCTCGCGCTTTGTCCTTGTGGGCAGTATGAATCCCGAAGAAGGTAATCTGCGCCCGCAGATACTGGACCGCTTCGGGCTTCGGATCGGGGTGCGCGGGTTGACGGATTCAACAGAACGACGTGAAGTCTTTCTCCGTATGAGAGATTACCGTGCCCATGCTACCGAATTCATTCGGCGCTACGAATGGGTTACCGCCGAAGCACGCGAAGAAGTCCAGATGGCACGCGAGAGACTTTCCGAGACAACGCTGACAAACGAGGCGATGGATGCCGGATTCGAATTAGTGAAGCGGCTGGAAATCGACTCCCACCGCGCCGACTATGTTATGTTCGAGGCTGCGCGGGCGCATGCAGCCTCTGATGGCCGCTTATTTGCGGGCCTGACCGATCTTCATGCGGTGGCCCCGCTTGCACTGCGCCAGAGACGCAGTCCATACATGAAACAATTCTTTGTTGAACAGGGCCAGGAAGATGAAGAAATCCGCAAGCATCTCAATTCCCTCTGA
- a CDS encoding acyl-CoA thioesterase codes for MGTQDTNIHGNVHGGVIMKLVDEVGALAAVRHARLPVVTIVIDSMTFLEPIRVGNLVSLTAELTWVGRTSIEVRVEVTAENPMTGTHTTTNTAYLVYVALDPDGRPTSVPPLIYETDEQRNRAQEAEARQAERKRRRSQETAN; via the coding sequence ATGGGTACCCAGGATACGAATATTCACGGAAACGTCCACGGCGGCGTTATCATGAAGCTCGTAGACGAAGTCGGAGCTCTTGCTGCCGTCCGCCATGCACGGCTCCCTGTCGTCACAATCGTTATTGACAGCATGACATTCCTCGAACCAATCCGAGTCGGCAATCTGGTCTCGCTTACTGCTGAGCTAACCTGGGTTGGACGCACGTCAATTGAAGTGCGCGTCGAGGTGACAGCCGAAAATCCGATGACCGGTACTCATACTACGACGAACACCGCCTACCTGGTGTATGTCGCGCTCGATCCAGACGGTCGCCCCACCTCTGTGCCGCCGCTCATCTACGAAACTGACGAGCAACGCAATCGCGCGCAGGAGGCAGAAGCGCGCCAGGCAGAACGCAAAAGGCGCCGTTCTCAGGAGACTGCAAACTAA
- a CDS encoding glycosyltransferase family 4 protein, producing the protein MARIAIEFTPAVTQGGGVARSVHEMTAALLAASRHDYTLFIAGDSPLPVDIDRFNPNVRRSPVSAMMLTRLWHRLRLPLPVETFTGQQDLFFATDFALPPLKRRTRSAVFIHDLTYVRVPEAAVPSLVAYLGAVVPRSIQRADVVIVNSEATKADIVETYGTPPDKVIPVQFGVHKRFAPSNVPLGVLRDKYSLPDGSYLLAVGTIQPRKNYARLISALRQLREGGMEISLVIAGGRGWLDSPIYASVQAGKLEPYVKFLGYVDDGDLPALYSHAEVFVMPSLYEGFGLPVLEAMACRVPVVTSNVSSLPEAAGDSALLVDPLDVDALTHALRRVLDDSELRKSMIERGILRAADFIWERTAAQLADAFELALS; encoded by the coding sequence ATGGCACGTATCGCCATTGAGTTTACGCCGGCGGTCACACAAGGCGGCGGGGTTGCCCGCTCTGTCCATGAAATGACGGCTGCGCTGCTCGCCGCTTCCCGCCACGACTATACTCTCTTTATTGCCGGGGACTCGCCGCTGCCCGTCGATATTGATCGATTCAATCCGAATGTGCGGAGGTCCCCCGTATCCGCTATGATGTTAACGCGGCTGTGGCATCGGTTGCGCCTGCCGCTGCCAGTGGAGACGTTCACGGGTCAGCAGGATCTCTTCTTTGCGACTGACTTCGCGCTGCCGCCGCTCAAGCGCCGCACGCGCTCGGCGGTATTCATTCATGATCTGACCTATGTTCGCGTCCCTGAGGCGGCTGTTCCCTCGCTAGTCGCCTATCTGGGAGCCGTCGTCCCACGCTCCATTCAGCGCGCGGATGTCGTGATTGTCAATTCCGAGGCGACCAAAGCCGATATCGTCGAGACCTACGGGACGCCGCCGGACAAAGTCATCCCGGTGCAGTTTGGTGTTCATAAGCGCTTTGCACCGTCCAATGTGCCACTTGGGGTACTCCGCGACAAATACTCACTCCCGGATGGGTCTTACCTGCTTGCAGTGGGCACTATTCAGCCCCGCAAGAACTATGCGCGGTTGATCTCTGCGCTAAGGCAGCTTCGGGAGGGGGGCATGGAGATCTCGCTCGTCATTGCCGGTGGACGTGGTTGGCTTGACTCGCCAATATATGCCTCCGTTCAAGCCGGAAAGCTTGAACCCTACGTGAAGTTTCTCGGATATGTTGACGACGGGGACTTGCCAGCGTTATATAGCCATGCAGAAGTGTTTGTGATGCCGTCGCTCTATGAGGGCTTTGGTCTTCCCGTACTCGAAGCGATGGCCTGCCGCGTTCCTGTAGTCACGTCAAATGTTTCGAGTCTGCCGGAGGCTGCCGGGGATTCTGCGTTGTTGGTAGATCCGCTTGATGTGGACGCTCTGACCCACGCACTTCGACGCGTTCTGGATGACTCAGAGCTACGGAAGTCCATGATTGAGCGGGGTATCCTTCGGGCGGCTGACTTTATCTGGGAACGCACCGCGGCTCAATTGGCTGATGCATTCGAACTGGCGCTTTCGTAG
- a CDS encoding GtrA family protein has translation MNEQPVRGLRTPLDGIIRAVARRSGPPARAKEIERFLRFAVVGASGAVIDLGLLFMLQQTVIPPTRGLTVALASGIAFFTAVISNFIWTRWWVYPESRSRSMRRQLAMFTTVSVIGGVFRLIWMALMAFPIGHALTPLLEPTIRSITGSFEANRFTEARIGSIVAQLIAMVVVMLWNFFANRHWTYNDVN, from the coding sequence GTGAACGAACAGCCTGTACGTGGCTTACGCACGCCGCTCGATGGAATAATCCGCGCAGTCGCACGGCGCTCTGGTCCACCAGCGCGCGCCAAGGAGATTGAACGCTTCCTGCGGTTCGCCGTGGTCGGCGCCAGCGGTGCTGTAATCGACCTTGGCCTGTTATTCATGCTTCAACAAACGGTCATTCCGCCTACTCGCGGGTTGACGGTTGCTCTCGCCAGCGGTATCGCGTTTTTCACGGCGGTGATCAGCAATTTCATCTGGACACGCTGGTGGGTTTACCCCGAATCGCGTTCCCGTTCGATGCGCCGACAATTGGCGATGTTCACGACTGTCAGCGTGATCGGTGGCGTCTTCCGGCTCATTTGGATGGCGCTCATGGCCTTCCCAATTGGCCACGCGCTGACTCCCCTGCTGGAACCCACGATCCGATCAATCACCGGTTCGTTCGAAGCCAATCGCTTCACAGAAGCACGGATTGGCAGTATCGTGGCACAGTTGATCGCGATGGTTGTCGTCATGTTGTGGAACTTCTTCGCCAATCGCCACTGGACGTATAACGACGTTAACTGA
- a CDS encoding O-antigen ligase family protein produces MLAVGGFVAAGALSGFGAASLGVWLNDWLKWVFVLALVAWVVSSGRWEYAIFALALAGIANALVGIWIYFGGSGAAHFLIDDSHYRAFGTFEQPNPFGGFMGMLAPLFGAVAFGFFRLTALRWSLDLKSAWKPLFQSAFYSVAFVLTSLALVLSWSRGAWLAFGVAAVVTVISIPRRAWVRIVLILLMAGITILALVSGRLPTTVTERIGSAFSDLVNVNDVRGANISPENYAVLERLAHWQAALEMARLNPLTGVGLGNYEVIYPQVRLMAWPFPLGHAHNYYLNVLAEAGMIGLAAYGAMWIIMAALTWQARRHPDMVASAAAAGLLGSWAYIAVHSLTDQLYVNYAFLHVGVMMGVAALLYAHTWKPNRLKPL; encoded by the coding sequence ATGCTTGCTGTTGGAGGCTTTGTTGCTGCAGGCGCGCTCTCCGGCTTCGGGGCGGCGTCTCTAGGTGTCTGGCTCAACGACTGGCTCAAGTGGGTGTTCGTACTCGCTCTGGTTGCATGGGTAGTTTCTTCCGGGCGCTGGGAGTACGCCATCTTCGCCCTGGCGCTGGCTGGGATTGCTAATGCATTGGTCGGGATCTGGATCTACTTTGGGGGCAGCGGCGCGGCGCACTTTCTCATCGACGATTCGCACTATCGGGCGTTCGGAACGTTTGAACAGCCGAATCCCTTCGGAGGTTTTATGGGGATGCTCGCACCGCTATTTGGCGCGGTCGCATTTGGCTTCTTTCGGCTGACAGCCTTACGCTGGAGCCTGGACCTGAAGTCCGCTTGGAAACCCCTGTTTCAGTCGGCGTTCTACAGCGTGGCCTTCGTACTCACATCATTGGCCCTAGTCCTCTCCTGGAGCCGCGGCGCGTGGCTGGCCTTTGGTGTTGCCGCGGTCGTCACTGTCATTAGCATCCCTCGTCGGGCATGGGTACGCATTGTTCTGATACTCCTCATGGCAGGAATCACCATCCTCGCCCTTGTGAGCGGTAGACTTCCTACGACAGTTACCGAGCGGATTGGCAGTGCGTTCTCTGATCTCGTAAACGTGAACGACGTCCGCGGTGCGAACATCTCCCCGGAGAATTATGCCGTTCTTGAGCGGCTGGCGCATTGGCAGGCCGCCCTGGAAATGGCGCGACTCAATCCACTGACAGGCGTCGGCCTCGGCAACTATGAAGTGATCTATCCTCAGGTACGGCTGATGGCGTGGCCTTTCCCATTAGGCCACGCACATAACTACTACTTGAATGTTTTGGCCGAGGCTGGCATGATTGGCCTCGCTGCTTACGGGGCGATGTGGATAATCATGGCTGCCCTGACCTGGCAGGCGCGCCGTCATCCCGACATGGTTGCGTCTGCGGCGGCCGCCGGGTTACTCGGTTCGTGGGCGTACATCGCTGTCCACAGCCTCACCGACCAGCTCTACGTGAACTACGCATTTCTGCATGTCGGGGTTATGATGGGCGTCGCCGCCCTCTTGTACGCCCATACATGGAAACCCAACAGGCTGAAACCCCTATGA
- a CDS encoding SDR family oxidoreductase codes for MRVVIAGGAGFIGSHLCDRYLSDGHSVIAIDNLITGNANNVSHRANNPHFQLKIHDICEPFEVDGTIDLVLNFASPASPVDYLEHPLATLKVGSYGTHNTLELARVKGASYLLASTSEVYGDPLEHPQRETYYGNVNSIGVRSVYDEAKRYAEAATMAYHREYGLNTHIVRIFNTYGPRMRLNDGRVVPNFVDQALKGEALSVYGNGMQTRSFQYVSDLVEGVVRLAASDYHLPVNIGNPQELTINQFAEAVNRLTDNPAGTIYIAAGRTEDDPQTRKPDIARAKTILSWQPEVDLMTGLSETVKYFESFQSASENPAAT; via the coding sequence ATGCGTGTAGTAATCGCGGGCGGCGCAGGGTTCATCGGATCGCACTTGTGTGACCGCTACCTGTCGGATGGACATTCGGTTATCGCAATCGATAATCTGATTACCGGCAATGCGAACAATGTCTCGCATCGCGCGAATAATCCGCATTTCCAATTGAAAATCCATGATATTTGTGAGCCGTTTGAAGTAGACGGAACGATCGATCTGGTGTTGAATTTCGCCTCGCCAGCCAGCCCGGTTGATTACCTGGAGCATCCCTTAGCGACCTTGAAAGTCGGCTCCTACGGCACACACAATACGCTCGAACTCGCGCGGGTCAAAGGTGCATCGTATCTGCTTGCGTCCACGTCGGAAGTCTATGGTGATCCGCTGGAGCACCCACAGCGCGAAACTTATTACGGCAACGTAAATTCGATTGGTGTGCGCAGCGTTTACGATGAGGCAAAGCGCTACGCCGAGGCCGCCACGATGGCCTATCACCGCGAATATGGTCTGAACACCCACATTGTTCGGATATTCAACACCTATGGCCCGCGGATGCGCCTCAATGATGGGCGTGTCGTCCCTAACTTCGTTGATCAGGCGCTTAAGGGTGAAGCGCTGTCCGTGTACGGTAACGGCATGCAAACCCGCAGCTTTCAGTATGTCTCAGATCTTGTCGAAGGAGTCGTTCGCCTCGCCGCATCGGATTATCACTTGCCTGTCAATATTGGCAACCCGCAGGAACTGACGATCAACCAGTTTGCCGAAGCAGTAAATCGCCTAACCGACAATCCCGCAGGCACGATTTACATCGCTGCGGGGCGGACAGAGGACGATCCGCAAACCCGCAAACCCGATATTGCCCGTGCGAAAACTATCCTGAGCTGGCAGCCAGAAGTTGATCTCATGACCGGGCTGTCCGAAACCGTGAAATACTTCGAATCTTTCCAAAGTGCGTCCGAAAACCCCGCTGCGACATAA